A genomic stretch from Carbonactinospora thermoautotrophica includes:
- a CDS encoding isochorismatase family protein produces the protein MSTQANRALIIVDVQNDFCEGGSLPVAGGADVAAAITAYVRDHRDEYDHVVATRDYHVDPGNHFSEQPDYVDSWPAHCKVGTPGADFHPNFDTAPVEAVFSKGAHAAAYSGFEGVADDGTPLADWLRARGVDSVDVVGIATDHCVRATALDAAQAGFRTRVLLDLTAGVARETTDKALDQLRAAGVELAGEPVVRA, from the coding sequence ATGAGCACGCAGGCCAACCGAGCGCTGATCATCGTCGACGTGCAGAACGACTTCTGCGAGGGCGGCAGCCTCCCGGTCGCCGGCGGCGCGGACGTGGCCGCCGCCATCACCGCGTACGTCCGCGACCACCGCGACGAGTACGACCACGTGGTCGCCACCCGCGACTACCACGTCGACCCGGGCAACCACTTCTCCGAGCAGCCCGACTACGTCGACTCCTGGCCGGCCCACTGCAAGGTGGGGACGCCGGGCGCGGACTTCCACCCGAACTTCGACACCGCGCCGGTCGAGGCCGTGTTCAGCAAGGGCGCGCACGCCGCGGCGTACTCCGGGTTCGAAGGCGTGGCCGACGACGGGACGCCGCTCGCCGACTGGCTGCGCGCACGCGGCGTGGACTCCGTCGACGTGGTGGGCATCGCGACCGACCACTGCGTACGCGCGACGGCCCTGGACGCCGCCCAGGCCGGCTTCCGCACCCGGGTGCTGCTCGACCTGACCGCCGGGGTGGCCCGCGAGACCACGGACAAGGCGCTCGACCAGCTCCGCGCGGCCGGGGTCGAGCTGGCCGGCGAGCCGGTGGTGCGGGCGTAG
- a CDS encoding homogentisate 1,2-dioxygenase, with translation MPYYRSVGKIPRKRHTQFRKPDGGLYAEELMGTEGFSSDSALLYHEHLPTAIVDAREWEPPAGRTVPNRPLKPRHFKTHKLDPGSADAVTGRQLLLANDDVRIWYVVADRTSPLYRNAAGDECVYVESGEAVLESVFGALEVGQGDYVIVPTSTTHRWVPRGAAPLRALVVEATGHIAPPRRYLTERGQFNEFAPFCERDLRAPTEPLLVEGEDVDVYVRHRAGGTRFTYAHHPFDVVGWDGCLYPYAFNIADFEPITGRIHQPPPVHQTFAGPNFVICSFVPRKFDYHPLAIPAPYNHANVDSDEVLFYVGGDFMSRKGAGIEIGSISLHPNGFTHGPQPGSVEASIGKEFTEELAVMIDTFRPLDLGEAALACEDTSYAWTWSGRRR, from the coding sequence ATGCCTTACTACCGCAGCGTCGGGAAGATCCCGCGCAAGCGCCACACGCAGTTCCGCAAGCCGGACGGCGGCCTGTACGCCGAGGAACTCATGGGGACCGAGGGCTTCTCCAGCGACTCGGCCCTGCTGTACCACGAGCACCTGCCGACCGCCATCGTCGACGCCCGGGAATGGGAGCCGCCCGCCGGACGCACCGTCCCCAACCGCCCGCTCAAGCCGCGTCACTTCAAGACCCACAAGCTCGACCCCGGCTCCGCCGACGCGGTCACCGGGCGGCAGTTGCTGCTCGCCAACGACGACGTGCGCATCTGGTACGTCGTCGCCGACCGGACCTCGCCCCTGTACCGCAACGCCGCCGGCGACGAGTGCGTGTACGTCGAGTCCGGCGAGGCCGTCCTGGAGTCCGTCTTCGGCGCCCTTGAGGTCGGCCAGGGCGACTACGTGATCGTGCCCACCTCGACCACCCACCGCTGGGTCCCGCGCGGGGCCGCGCCCCTGCGCGCCCTGGTCGTCGAGGCGACCGGCCACATCGCCCCGCCCCGGCGCTACCTCACCGAGCGCGGGCAGTTCAACGAGTTCGCCCCGTTCTGCGAGCGTGACCTGCGCGCGCCCACCGAGCCGCTGCTCGTCGAGGGCGAGGACGTCGACGTGTACGTGCGGCACCGCGCCGGCGGCACCAGGTTCACCTACGCCCACCACCCGTTCGACGTGGTCGGCTGGGACGGTTGCCTGTACCCGTACGCGTTCAACATCGCCGACTTCGAGCCGATCACCGGCCGGATCCACCAGCCGCCGCCCGTCCACCAGACCTTCGCCGGACCCAACTTCGTGATCTGCTCGTTCGTGCCGCGCAAGTTCGACTACCACCCGCTGGCCATCCCCGCCCCGTACAACCACGCCAACGTCGACTCCGACGAGGTCCTCTTCTACGTGGGCGGCGACTTCATGTCCCGCAAGGGCGCCGGCATCGAGATCGGCTCGATCTCCCTGCACCCGAACGGCTTCACCCACGGCCCGCAGCCCGGTTCTGTCGAAGCCTCCATCGGCAAAGAGTTCACCGAGGAACTGGCCGTCATGATCGACACCTTCCGCCCGCTCGACCTGGGCGAAGCCGCCCTGGCCTGCGAGGACACCTCCTACGCCTGGACCTGGTCCGGCCGGCGCCGGTAA
- the rph gene encoding ribonuclease PH, translating into MPRVDGRTPGQLRPVKFTRGWLEHAEGSVLVEFGRTRVLCAATVSEGVPKWRKGSGLGWVTAEYAMLPRSTNTRSERESVRGRIGGRTHEISRLIGRSLRGIVDYKAMGENTIMLDCDVLQADGGTRTAAITGAYVALADAVAWMRRQGMGSGQPLTGSVAAVSVGVVDGVPMLDLCYEEDVRAETDMNVVCTGDGRFIEVQGTAEGKPFDRALLNQLLDLAATGCAELTELQRKALAE; encoded by the coding sequence ATGCCACGAGTCGACGGTCGTACCCCTGGCCAGTTGCGCCCCGTGAAGTTCACCCGCGGTTGGCTGGAGCACGCCGAAGGTTCCGTCCTGGTGGAATTCGGGCGCACCCGCGTGCTGTGCGCCGCCACCGTCAGCGAAGGGGTGCCGAAGTGGCGTAAGGGGAGTGGGCTCGGCTGGGTCACCGCCGAGTACGCGATGCTGCCCCGCTCGACCAACACCCGCAGCGAGCGCGAGTCCGTCCGGGGCCGCATCGGTGGACGCACCCACGAGATCTCCCGGCTGATCGGACGCAGCCTGCGGGGCATCGTCGATTACAAGGCCATGGGCGAGAACACGATCATGCTCGACTGCGACGTGCTCCAGGCCGACGGCGGCACCCGCACCGCCGCGATCACCGGCGCGTACGTCGCCCTCGCCGACGCCGTGGCCTGGATGCGCCGCCAGGGCATGGGCAGCGGGCAGCCGCTCACCGGGTCCGTGGCCGCGGTCAGCGTCGGCGTCGTCGACGGCGTGCCCATGCTCGACCTCTGCTACGAGGAGGACGTCCGCGCCGAGACGGACATGAACGTCGTCTGCACCGGCGACGGCCGGTTCATCGAGGTCCAGGGCACCGCCGAGGGCAAGCCGTTCGACCGTGCCCTGCTCAACCAGCTTCTCGACCTCGCCGCGACCGGTTGCGCGGAGCTGACCGAGCTACAGCGCAAGGCGCTCGCGGAGTGA
- a CDS encoding bifunctional DNA primase/polymerase — MLCRRRARTTALEAALWYAQEWGWAVTLGAYWDRGACSCGSADCPAPGEHPLSVDWANRASRDPDTIARWLRENPRASLLLPTGQTFDVIDVPAEPGHAALHRMTQLGLTPGPAVATSSGRLLFFVAPGGHEALPGLLAAYGCGALGIRSHGPGDHVIAPPSGHGEKGTARWAYISHEHPLPLPQAEQIVGSLVYALRATIPAQRHPARA; from the coding sequence ATGCTTTGTCGACGGCGAGCTCGCACCACCGCACTGGAGGCCGCACTGTGGTACGCCCAGGAGTGGGGCTGGGCGGTGACTCTCGGGGCGTACTGGGACCGGGGAGCCTGCTCGTGCGGGTCGGCCGACTGTCCGGCCCCGGGCGAGCACCCATTGAGCGTGGACTGGGCGAACCGCGCCTCCCGCGATCCGGACACCATCGCGCGCTGGCTGAGGGAGAACCCGCGGGCATCGCTGCTGCTGCCCACGGGCCAGACCTTCGACGTCATCGACGTCCCGGCCGAGCCCGGTCACGCGGCCCTGCACCGGATGACGCAGTTGGGCCTGACGCCTGGCCCGGCCGTCGCGACCAGCAGCGGGCGGCTGCTGTTCTTCGTGGCCCCCGGTGGCCATGAGGCGCTGCCGGGCCTGCTGGCGGCGTACGGCTGCGGGGCACTCGGCATCCGCTCGCACGGCCCAGGCGACCACGTGATCGCGCCGCCCTCCGGCCACGGGGAGAAGGGCACGGCCCGCTGGGCGTACATCTCCCATGAGCACCCGCTTCCGCTGCCCCAAGCCGAGCAGATCGTGGGAAGCCTGGTGTACGCGCTGCGCGCCACCATCCCGGCGCAGCGGCACCCGGCGCGGGCGTAG
- a CDS encoding DUF2017 domain-containing protein produces MNRGFHRAPGGGVSVTLGKPEIELLRNLLDQMLTLYDVRDPRNAGAGEGDLDDLARAAGLSGMGFSATDEPPADPVLARLFPDAYTEDEEAAREFRRYTERDLLEEKRANALTALRTLDRGPGTIHLDEAEAQAWLLALNDVRLALGTRWEIPENHDEVYLRMGPDDPRRPVFSVYGWLSVLQETLVEALW; encoded by the coding sequence GTGAACAGAGGCTTCCACCGGGCGCCGGGGGGCGGGGTCTCCGTCACCCTCGGTAAGCCAGAGATCGAGCTGCTGCGCAACCTGCTGGACCAGATGCTCACCCTGTACGACGTCCGCGACCCGCGGAACGCCGGGGCGGGGGAGGGCGACCTCGACGACCTGGCCCGCGCCGCCGGGTTGAGCGGCATGGGGTTCAGCGCCACCGACGAGCCTCCCGCCGACCCGGTGCTCGCCCGGTTGTTCCCGGACGCCTACACCGAGGACGAGGAGGCGGCCCGCGAGTTCCGCCGCTACACCGAGCGGGACCTGCTCGAGGAGAAGCGCGCGAACGCGCTGACCGCGCTGCGCACCCTCGACCGCGGCCCCGGCACGATCCACCTCGACGAGGCCGAGGCGCAGGCCTGGCTGCTCGCCCTCAACGACGTCAGGCTGGCCCTCGGCACGCGCTGGGAGATCCCGGAGAACCACGACGAGGTGTACCTGCGGATGGGGCCGGACGACCCGCGCCGGCCGGTGTTCAGCGTCTACGGTTGGCTCTCGGTGCTCCAGGAGACCCTCGTCGAGGCCCTCTGGTGA
- the clpS gene encoding ATP-dependent Clp protease adapter ClpS, which produces MGRVSVAPVEIERPSADEEVRPDLPWVTIVWNDPINLMSYVTYVFQTYFGYPREKARKLMLDVHHKGKAVVSSGTREEMERDVQAMHSYGLWATLQQDG; this is translated from the coding sequence ATGGGAAGAGTGAGTGTCGCTCCTGTCGAAATCGAACGACCGTCGGCGGACGAGGAGGTGCGGCCCGATCTACCGTGGGTCACGATCGTCTGGAACGACCCGATCAATTTGATGTCGTACGTGACGTATGTGTTTCAAACGTACTTCGGCTACCCACGAGAGAAGGCCCGCAAGCTGATGCTCGACGTCCATCACAAGGGCAAGGCGGTCGTCTCCTCCGGGACGCGCGAGGAGATGGAGCGCGACGTCCAGGCCATGCACTCCTACGGCCTGTGGGCCACGCTCCAGCAGGACGGGTGA
- the rdgB gene encoding RdgB/HAM1 family non-canonical purine NTP pyrophosphatase: MSRVVLATRNRKKLVELRDILLEAGLDVELLTLDAVPDAPEVAETCLTFAENALLKARAVAWAAGLPAVADDSGICVDALNGMPGVFSARWAGRHGDDQANLDLLLAQVAEVPDDKRGAHFACAAALALPDGTARVVEGRLDGVLTRAPRGTNGFGYDPIFQPLGYTRTTAELSPEEKNAISHRGKAFRALTPIIADLVKG, encoded by the coding sequence ATGAGCCGAGTCGTCCTCGCCACCCGCAACCGGAAGAAGCTCGTCGAACTGCGCGACATCCTGCTCGAAGCCGGCCTTGACGTGGAACTTCTCACCCTCGACGCGGTCCCGGACGCGCCGGAGGTCGCCGAGACCTGCCTCACCTTCGCCGAGAACGCCTTGCTCAAGGCCCGCGCCGTGGCCTGGGCGGCGGGCCTGCCCGCGGTCGCGGACGACTCCGGTATCTGCGTGGACGCCCTGAACGGCATGCCCGGCGTGTTCTCCGCTCGGTGGGCCGGACGGCACGGCGACGACCAGGCCAACCTCGACCTGCTCCTCGCCCAGGTCGCCGAGGTCCCTGATGACAAGCGCGGCGCCCATTTCGCCTGCGCCGCCGCCCTCGCACTGCCCGACGGCACCGCACGGGTCGTCGAGGGTCGGCTCGACGGCGTGCTGACCCGCGCGCCCCGCGGCACGAACGGCTTCGGGTACGACCCGATCTTCCAGCCCCTGGGGTACACCCGCACCACCGCCGAGCTGTCCCCCGAGGAGAAGAACGCGATCAGCCACCGCGGCAAGGCCTTCCGCGCCCTCACCCCGATCATCGCCGATCTCGTCAAGGGTTGA
- a CDS encoding MoaD family protein codes for MAIEVRIPTILRSYTNGAKSVEGTGTTLDELISDLDRRHPGLRERLVEDGELRRFVNVYLNDEDVRFLGGLATPVSDGDSVTVLPAVAGGADDRAAAGGTR; via the coding sequence ATGGCGATCGAGGTCCGCATTCCGACCATCCTGCGCAGCTACACCAACGGCGCGAAGAGCGTCGAAGGCACCGGAACCACCCTGGACGAGCTGATCTCCGACCTGGACCGCCGCCACCCGGGGCTGCGGGAGCGCCTGGTCGAAGACGGTGAGCTGCGCCGGTTCGTGAACGTGTACCTGAACGACGAGGACGTCCGGTTCCTCGGCGGCCTGGCCACCCCGGTGTCGGACGGTGACAGCGTGACCGTGCTGCCCGCGGTCGCCGGTGGAGCCGACGACCGGGCCGCTGCCGGCGGCACGCGCTAG
- a CDS encoding Mov34/MPN/PAD-1 family protein: protein MLKIEQAIYDAIVAHARADHPDEACGVVAGPIGSDRPTRFIPMTNAERSPTFFRFDPLEQFKVWREMDDRDEEPVVIYHSHTATEAYPSRTDIAYASEPNAHYVVVSTRDPEEVEFRSFRIVDGEVTEEEVRVVASYDADEPAANRARD from the coding sequence ATGCTGAAGATTGAGCAGGCGATCTACGACGCCATCGTGGCGCACGCCCGTGCCGACCATCCGGACGAGGCGTGTGGCGTCGTCGCCGGCCCTATCGGCTCGGACCGGCCCACCCGGTTCATCCCCATGACCAACGCCGAACGCTCCCCGACCTTCTTCCGGTTCGATCCCCTGGAGCAGTTCAAGGTGTGGCGGGAGATGGACGACCGGGACGAGGAGCCGGTCGTGATCTACCACTCCCACACCGCCACCGAGGCGTACCCGTCGCGCACCGACATCGCTTACGCCTCCGAACCGAACGCGCACTACGTCGTGGTTTCCACGCGTGATCCCGAGGAGGTCGAGTTCCGGTCCTTCCGGATCGTCGACGGCGAGGTCACCGAGGAGGAGGTCCGCGTCGTCGCCTCCTACGACGCCGATGAACCCGCGGCGAACCGAGCGCGGGACTGA
- a CDS encoding HNH endonuclease signature motif containing protein has protein sequence MPRIKYTKEMLEQAVAVSSSVADVVRCLGITPRGGNHAHIARRIDEFGIDTSHFKTPRGIQRVRATYSRELLADAAAASRSIAEVIQRLGLPYTGSRHAEVRKKLVEYGIDTSHFTGQGHMLGKPSPRRLRAEEILVLHPSGAKRVAPRRLRRALLEVGVPYQCAVCGVGAEWQGKPLPLEIDHINGNWCDNRRENLRFLCPNCHSQTPTYCGKKLRAGR, from the coding sequence ATGCCCAGGATCAAGTACACAAAAGAAATGCTCGAACAGGCAGTGGCCGTCTCATCGTCGGTAGCCGATGTCGTGCGCTGTCTGGGAATCACTCCACGCGGGGGAAATCACGCGCACATCGCCCGGAGGATCGATGAGTTCGGAATAGACACCTCGCACTTCAAGACACCTCGTGGCATACAGCGCGTCCGTGCCACCTACTCCCGGGAGCTACTGGCAGATGCGGCAGCTGCGTCCCGCAGCATCGCCGAGGTCATCCAGCGACTCGGTCTTCCTTACACTGGAAGCCGGCACGCCGAGGTGCGCAAAAAGCTCGTCGAGTACGGGATCGACACCTCGCATTTCACCGGTCAGGGCCATATGCTCGGCAAGCCCTCCCCGCGCCGCCTAAGAGCAGAAGAAATTCTGGTGCTCCACCCGAGCGGCGCCAAGCGTGTCGCTCCCCGTCGCCTGCGCCGCGCGCTCCTGGAGGTAGGTGTCCCGTACCAGTGCGCGGTGTGCGGTGTCGGCGCCGAGTGGCAGGGCAAGCCGCTGCCGCTAGAGATTGACCATATAAACGGCAATTGGTGTGACAATCGTCGCGAAAACCTTCGCTTCCTGTGCCCGAACTGCCACTCGCAGACGCCCACCTACTGCGGCAAGAAGCTCAGAGCCGGCCGGTGA
- a CDS encoding PLP-dependent cysteine synthase family protein — MRYESLIDSVGRTPLVGLPRLSPSPEVRLWAKLEDRNPTGSIKDRAALAMIEAAEREGRLQPGCTILEPTSGNTGISLAMAAKLKGYRLICVMPENTSAERTQLLRMWGAEIIYSPAAGGSNEAVRVAKRLAAEHPDWIMLYQYGNPANALAHYTTTGPEILEDLPTITHFVAGLGTTGTLMGVGRYLREKVPGIQIVAAEPRYGELVYGLRNLDEGFVPELYDESVLTTRYSVGPRDAVRRTRELLEQEGIFAGISTGAVLHAALGIARKCVQRGERADIAFVVADGGWKYLSTGAYEGTLDEAEDKLSGQLWA; from the coding sequence ATGCGGTACGAATCCCTCATCGACTCGGTTGGCCGCACGCCGCTGGTCGGGCTGCCGCGGCTCTCCCCGTCGCCCGAGGTGCGGCTGTGGGCCAAGCTGGAGGACCGCAACCCCACCGGGTCGATCAAGGACCGGGCGGCGCTCGCCATGATCGAGGCCGCCGAGCGGGAGGGTCGACTCCAGCCCGGCTGCACGATCCTCGAGCCCACCTCCGGCAACACCGGCATCTCGCTCGCCATGGCCGCCAAGCTCAAGGGCTATCGGCTGATCTGCGTGATGCCGGAGAACACCTCGGCCGAGCGCACCCAGCTGCTGCGCATGTGGGGTGCGGAGATCATCTACTCGCCCGCCGCCGGCGGCTCCAACGAGGCCGTCCGGGTCGCCAAGCGACTGGCCGCCGAGCACCCCGACTGGATCATGCTCTACCAGTACGGGAACCCGGCCAACGCGCTCGCCCACTACACCACCACCGGGCCGGAGATCCTCGAGGACCTACCTACGATCACCCACTTCGTCGCCGGGCTCGGCACGACCGGGACACTCATGGGCGTGGGTCGCTACCTGCGCGAGAAAGTCCCCGGCATCCAGATCGTCGCCGCCGAGCCCCGGTACGGCGAGCTGGTCTACGGGCTGCGCAACCTCGATGAGGGTTTCGTGCCCGAGCTGTACGACGAGTCCGTCCTGACCACCCGGTACTCGGTCGGCCCGCGTGACGCCGTCCGGCGCACCCGGGAGCTGCTGGAGCAGGAGGGCATCTTCGCCGGCATCTCCACCGGCGCCGTCCTGCACGCGGCGCTCGGGATCGCCCGCAAGTGCGTGCAGCGCGGCGAGCGCGCCGACATCGCGTTCGTCGTGGCCGACGGCGGCTGGAAGTACCTGTCCACCGGCGCGTACGAGGGCACCCTCGACGAGGCCGAGGACAAGCTGTCCGGCCAGCTCTGGGCCTGA
- the bcp gene encoding thioredoxin-dependent thiol peroxidase, with amino-acid sequence MSETTGNVRLQPGDPAPPFTLPDADGTPVSLADFQGRKVIVYFYPAAMTPGCTKQACDFSENLADLADAGYAVVGISPDKPEKLAKFREAENLSVTLLSDPDKQVLQAYGAYGEKRLYGKTTVGVIRSTFVIDENGRIERALYNVKATGHVAKLRKDLGI; translated from the coding sequence GTGAGTGAGACCACCGGCAACGTGCGGCTCCAGCCCGGCGACCCCGCGCCGCCGTTCACCCTCCCGGACGCCGACGGCACGCCGGTCTCCCTGGCCGACTTCCAGGGCCGCAAGGTGATCGTCTACTTCTACCCGGCCGCCATGACCCCCGGCTGCACCAAGCAGGCCTGCGACTTCAGCGAGAACCTCGCCGACCTCGCCGACGCCGGGTACGCCGTGGTCGGCATCTCCCCCGACAAGCCAGAGAAGCTCGCCAAGTTCCGCGAGGCGGAGAACCTCTCCGTCACCCTGCTGTCCGACCCCGACAAGCAGGTCCTCCAGGCCTACGGCGCGTACGGCGAGAAGCGGCTGTACGGCAAGACCACCGTCGGGGTGATCCGCTCGACGTTCGTCATAGACGAGAACGGCCGGATCGAGCGCGCCCTGTACAACGTGAAGGCCACCGGCCACGTCGCCAAGCTCCGCAAGGACCTGGGGATCTGA
- a CDS encoding nicotinate phosphoribosyltransferase — protein MGIDSTALLTDHYELTMLEASLRSGAAHRRCVFEVFARRLPEGRRYGVVAGTGRLLDDLERFRFDGPVLDFLARNEIVDDRTLDWLAGYRFSGDIWGYAEGECYFPGSPLLIVEAPFGEAVLLETLVLSVLNHDSAVAAAASRMTYAAGDRPCIEMGSRRTHEDAAVSAARAAYIAGFSSTSNLEAGRRYGIPTTGTSAHAFTLVHDSERQAFQAQVESLGTGTTLLIDTYDVETAVRTAIEVAGPELGAVRIDSGDLVELAHQVRNQLDALGAAKTRIVVTSDLDEYQIAALAAAPVDAYGVGTQLVTGSGHPTAGLVYKLVARAASDDPDASLIPVAKKSAEKATRGGRKYALRRRGPDGVATAEVISVGQPPEPPAEGDDRPLLVPLVKNGEIVGREPLAAARERHAASRAELPPTAHQMSKGEPAIPTLYMEGSKR, from the coding sequence GTGGGCATTGACAGCACCGCACTGTTGACCGACCACTACGAGCTCACCATGCTCGAGGCGTCGTTGCGCAGCGGCGCCGCGCACCGCAGGTGCGTGTTCGAGGTCTTCGCACGGCGGCTGCCCGAGGGACGCCGGTACGGAGTCGTCGCCGGCACCGGGCGGCTGCTCGATGACCTGGAGAGGTTCCGGTTCGACGGACCGGTCCTGGACTTCCTCGCGCGGAACGAGATCGTCGACGACCGAACCTTGGACTGGCTGGCCGGCTACCGGTTCAGCGGGGACATCTGGGGATACGCCGAGGGCGAGTGCTACTTCCCCGGCTCGCCGCTGCTGATCGTGGAGGCCCCGTTCGGCGAGGCGGTTCTGCTCGAGACGCTCGTGCTCTCGGTGCTCAACCACGACTCCGCCGTGGCGGCCGCGGCCTCCCGGATGACCTACGCCGCGGGCGACCGGCCCTGCATCGAGATGGGGTCGCGCCGCACGCACGAGGACGCGGCGGTGAGCGCCGCGCGCGCCGCGTACATCGCCGGCTTCTCCTCCACCTCCAACCTGGAGGCTGGCCGCCGGTACGGCATCCCCACCACCGGCACCAGCGCCCACGCGTTCACGCTGGTCCACGACAGCGAGCGGCAGGCGTTCCAGGCGCAGGTCGAGTCGCTCGGCACCGGCACCACGCTGCTCATCGACACCTACGACGTGGAGACCGCGGTCCGCACCGCGATCGAGGTGGCCGGCCCGGAGCTGGGCGCGGTCCGGATCGACTCCGGTGACCTGGTGGAACTCGCCCACCAGGTACGCAACCAGCTCGACGCGCTCGGGGCCGCCAAGACCCGGATCGTGGTGACCAGCGACCTGGACGAGTACCAGATCGCCGCGCTCGCGGCCGCGCCCGTCGACGCGTACGGCGTCGGCACCCAGCTCGTGACCGGCAGCGGCCACCCGACCGCGGGCCTGGTGTACAAGCTCGTCGCCCGCGCCGCCAGCGACGACCCGGACGCCTCGCTGATCCCGGTCGCGAAGAAGTCCGCGGAGAAGGCGACGCGCGGCGGCCGCAAATACGCCCTGCGCCGCCGCGGCCCGGACGGCGTGGCGACCGCCGAGGTGATCAGCGTCGGCCAGCCGCCCGAGCCGCCCGCGGAGGGCGACGACCGGCCGCTGCTCGTCCCGCTGGTCAAGAACGGCGAGATCGTCGGCCGTGAGCCGCTCGCCGCAGCGCGGGAACGGCACGCCGCCTCCCGCGCCGAGCTGCCACCGACCGCCCACCAGATGTCCAAGGGCGAGCCCGCCATCCCGACCCTCTACATGGAGGGATCGAAGCGATGA
- a CDS encoding MBL fold metallo-hydrolase, translated as MRLTILGCAGSFPAPDSPCSCYLVEADGYRLLLDLGTGALGNLQQHIGLDEVDAVLLSHLHADHCLDLCGYYVVRTYHPDGPLPRIPVYGPAGTADRMARAYDLPLDPGMRKVFDFRTLVPGGFELGPFMIRADHVNHPVEAFAFRVEYGGRSLVYSGDTGESDALVRLASRADLMLCEASFQDGRDTARDLHLNGREAGEHAARAGVGRLVLTHIPAWTDAGQNLADAQAVYAGPVDLARAHAVYEL; from the coding sequence ATGCGCCTGACGATCCTCGGCTGCGCGGGCAGCTTTCCCGCGCCGGACTCCCCGTGCTCCTGCTACCTGGTCGAGGCGGACGGGTACCGCCTGCTGCTGGATCTGGGCACCGGGGCGCTCGGCAACCTCCAGCAGCACATCGGCCTGGACGAGGTCGACGCCGTGCTGCTCAGCCACCTGCACGCCGACCACTGCCTGGACCTTTGCGGCTACTACGTGGTCCGCACGTACCATCCGGACGGCCCGTTGCCGCGGATCCCGGTCTACGGCCCGGCCGGGACCGCCGACCGGATGGCGCGCGCGTACGACCTGCCGCTCGACCCGGGCATGCGCAAGGTCTTCGACTTCCGCACGCTGGTGCCCGGCGGCTTCGAGCTGGGCCCGTTCATGATCCGCGCCGATCACGTCAACCACCCGGTCGAGGCGTTCGCGTTCCGGGTGGAGTACGGCGGCCGGTCGCTGGTGTACTCCGGCGACACCGGCGAGAGCGACGCCCTGGTCCGGCTCGCCTCCCGCGCCGACCTCATGCTGTGCGAGGCGTCCTTCCAGGACGGCCGAGACACCGCCCGCGACCTGCACCTGAACGGGCGGGAGGCCGGCGAGCACGCGGCCCGCGCCGGGGTGGGGCGGCTCGTCCTCACCCACATCCCCGCCTGGACCGACGCCGGACAGAACCTCGCCGACGCGCAGGCGGTGTACGCCGGGCCGGTCGACCTGGCCCGCGCGCACGCGGTGTACGAGCTGTAG
- the murI gene encoding glutamate racemase, whose amino-acid sequence MADAPIGIFDSGVGGLTVARAVIDQLPHEPVLYVGDTARQPYGTKPIAEVRRYALEVMDHLVEQGVKLLVIACNSASAAVLRDARERYDVPVVEVIKPAVRRAAAATRNGRVGVICTEATKTSQAYEDAFAAAPHVTLITQACPRFVEFVEAGVTMSEELLKAAHEYLEPVAAAGVDTLILGCTHYPLLTGVISYVMGDEVTLVSSAEETAKDVYRTLVANGLQRDEKLPPPRHRFLATGDPAPFTELGRRFLGPEIGEVAPLGAVTGVA is encoded by the coding sequence GTGGCTGACGCACCGATCGGCATCTTCGACAGCGGCGTGGGCGGCCTCACCGTGGCCCGCGCCGTCATCGACCAGCTTCCGCACGAGCCCGTGCTGTACGTGGGGGACACCGCACGCCAGCCGTACGGGACCAAGCCGATCGCAGAGGTCCGCCGGTACGCCCTGGAAGTCATGGACCATCTCGTCGAGCAGGGCGTGAAGCTACTGGTCATCGCCTGCAACAGCGCCAGCGCGGCCGTGCTGCGGGACGCCCGCGAGCGGTACGACGTGCCGGTCGTCGAGGTGATCAAACCGGCGGTGCGCCGGGCCGCGGCGGCCACGCGCAACGGCAGGGTCGGGGTGATCTGCACCGAGGCGACCAAGACCTCGCAGGCGTACGAGGACGCGTTCGCCGCCGCTCCGCACGTGACGTTGATCACCCAAGCTTGCCCGCGGTTCGTCGAATTCGTCGAAGCGGGCGTCACCATGAGCGAGGAACTGCTCAAGGCGGCGCACGAGTACCTGGAGCCGGTCGCCGCGGCCGGCGTGGACACGCTCATCCTCGGCTGCACGCACTATCCGCTGCTCACCGGCGTCATCTCCTACGTCATGGGTGACGAGGTCACGCTGGTGTCCAGCGCCGAGGAGACCGCCAAGGACGTGTACCGCACGCTCGTCGCCAACGGCCTCCAGCGGGACGAGAAGCTGCCCCCGCCCCGGCACCGGTTCCTCGCCACCGGTGACCCGGCGCCGTTCACCGAGCTGGGCCGCCGGTTCCTGGGCCCGGAGATTGGCGAGGTCGCCCCGCTGGGCGCGGTGACCGGCGTCGCCTGA